The genomic DNA atttgccatCATCCTCCAAGTATGCGGCATGCAAAGCAATACGAAAGATGGGTTGTATTGCAGAAAGACTTCTCCATGTAAGTAGGACGTGAATGGAAGCCGTATGGCGGCGTAGCGTACATAAATCAAAGGCACCTACATGCTCTGTATTCAGAGATGGGATGCCCACAGACGCTCTCGTATGTAGGACGACTTGCCTAAATGTTAGAAGCCATATCTATGCACAAACCGTTCTGTTAATCACAGAAGCCTTACTAAATAAAGTTCATCTGAAATATAAAAGCAGATGCCTAAAACACTTTGTCAAATTAGGCTAATGTATCGAGATATCTACCAATTCACTGTACAGCCTAAACTTACTTCAAATTTGGCCTGCGATCGGGATTAagttataaatataatagaTGTGCCGAAACTTTTTGGCAAACGAACGACTGTTAGGGCCAGCAGACTCTGCTAAACTACCATAAAGTGCACTGTGAATTAACTGGGAGGCTGAGCGGCGCCGGGGCCCGAGCCAAACATTGCAACCCCCGAATAAATAGGTTAGCGTCTGCCAGCTTGGGAAAACGTCAAATACTGCCTTCCGAGGCGTATAATGAAATGACTGCCAATAGAAACTGATTTAAACATAACTTAGAACGGGGTCGGTAAATCACCCTGCTCAGGTTATTGAAAACGTGCCCGCTATGTCAAATAGAAGCGGCATAAAATGGTTACACACTTTAAGGGACACCGTTAGGCCTAGCAAAAAATGTCAAATCACACCCAATATGAAAGCAATAAGGGTCTGCGATCAACGTGGAGACAAACTGCAATATCCCAGGATTACCACCCCAATATTGTCACTATGAGGCTTTTTTCTACGCTCAAATCAACATAATCTTTCATATTCACCATTTGGGATGAATTTTTCTCGAATATTTTTCGTTTATAGAAGTTTTGCGTTTCAGATGCGTCGAGAAATTCGCGGAGACCTACTCGTACGGATTCATGACTCAACTTCTGTCTAGCATGGCGGCCATTTGCGTAGTAATGGTCCAAGTTTCGGTAAAAGCCATAATAATTTGAAGTTTAGTGTTTagcattaattaatattacttcCTCCCTATTTGCACATAGATAAGATTGCTCTAATCTGTCTTATATCCATTTCTTGCGTTATCTTTCTGCAACATAGAATATTATTACGTATCTTAATAGTACTTACTGTACTGAAAATTTCAAATTTCAGCAAGATGCTTCTAGCTTCAAATCTATTCGTCTGGTGACTTCCCTAGCATTCTTCATAGCTATGATAATTCAACTGGCTATACAATGTTTTACTGGAAATGAGCTCACATTAgaagtaagtaactaactatatttttttatttgtagtttaatgaCCATAAGATGATTTTCAGAAATAAGATTATTGCTGAAAACAAGGATCGTCTCTATTCATCTACTTAATTTGAAGTGTCGAACATATTTGGTGCGATTGCTAATACCTATATACGGAACTATTTTAACGCAAATAAAATTCACGTTTAAATGAAATCGCTGACTGAAAAAATCTCTTTAAGTTCACCATTTTATATCTTGACTCTATCTTATGGAAAAATCTGTGTATGAACTATTAGAAAAATCACTTACCTCTCAGGCAGCTCGCATCGCCGATGCCGTGATGCAGTGCAAATGGGAGCGCATGCCGCCGAGCCTTCGGAGGATGCTCATCATGGTGATGATGCGAGCACAGCGCCCGCTCCGCTTGTCTGCTGCGGGTTTCGCTTACATGAACAACGACTGCTTTCTCGCGGTAAGTACGTGTTACAGATTAAATAGAAGCCGGGTCAGAAGCCTATGGCTCATCAAGTTTTGGCGTAGCCCTTCAGACCCTGCTAATCAAATGTTACGCTGTCATATACGACAGATTGGTATTGGTCGCTATGGTGGCTCTTGAAATCTGATCGTGATCGTGATCATAATCACGTGATATAAGAAGTTAAATGTTTTGAGAATAAAACTCCAAgaataatgtttttgggcgTGTCTCCAATCGGCGACAAGGAAATTGTtactatgaataaataaaaatctaaactaTCTAATCTAactaaactaatattattattaaaaatgcgatagtaactctgtctgtctgtcttgctttcacgcctaaccactaaaccgattttgatgaaatttggcatagagatagtttgagtcccgggaaaggacatagaatttatccaggtttttgaaacagggacacgcgcgataaagtttttctgtgacagacaaaattccacgcgggcgaagccgcgggcgaaaagcttGTACTTAATATTTTCAGCCGTCTCGTCGGCCCATGAACAATACATTTTCGTTTGAAAACAGCGCCTCTTCCTTACGCGTACAACTAAATAAAAGGCtgtcaatccgcgccaaatgggcattttgtaaagcctacttctcttttactgctggatagaaatagttgaaaaaaatatatgttatacaacagttcaaggactacatttgtgacgtttgaattttcgctacgtctctttgttttggattaaaaaaattaatacgggacatcgattttttacttaaattccctactcctccaaaacggctatgttaatttaaaagatttttgcacgaatagattaggaattctttaatatttaaatgacacgttgcgtttttcaatcgaacattactttcattcataaattttacttttgataaattccgaacgttttgctgttgagggggccttcgcggggtgcgggcggcagtcggccgctggccttcagacggggaggttgtgtcactcgctgcaaactgacattagcgatcaaaatgaattttttctttggctgagttgcaccacctgacgtaacctaactttgaccgtagctttggcgataaccggtgttttttgtatggagttagacagacttttgaagcttgtcaaagttgaagtaagatggtgcaacccagcttttgttcgataatagattttatgtcagaattgttcatagagtacgtgcagtcagatgatacaattgaattatgacgcgctcagacgctattttctacctgaatagaatctattagtgtaaaaaaactataattgactccaaaacaactgcactagataaataaaagtagaaaaattattacgttatttatttactaggcctttgcaatcagtatccaaatcaggagctagtcagaatctgtaacttaatcgatttacgtgaagaaaacaatttatattttcaatatgtttcttcgcgaaaataccacaattaaaaataacacctgtaacgcccctgggtctgcgggtgtctatggtcgatggtaatcatttaccaaaaggtgatccgtttgttcgtttgcctcctgtcacattaaaaaaaattaagataaagtggtattgaattgttctatagagcttattaaaaaatttggatactgattacaaaattagccattttcggagtcggtggcagcctaccttttggtgagtcgttttggagttggttttaatttttagtgaaattaatctatttcatgcctttagtagactataggtactcagtagaccttgttgttgccactgaaggtgcataggtacacagtacattgataccatatttttcatgttaagtgcaaataaacttccctaaattaccaaaccatgaaacgtacctatattattaaaaagtttcgcagataataactgaaatcctcttatataccttagagaattgaagactcatgattttcaaagtagcgtacttacataacattaggtacttgcttatacagggtgtcccaaaaacaatggataacccttcaaccatcgataggcctcgccatggtctccctaacgtccaattttgaccccagtaaaaatatcaccgttttcaagatttttaagtttttgtgcatttttagaaaattgtaatgaaattatttaggtataatattaaataaatacaaatcaaacgagcctaaactcgatggaatcgtttaatcccggagttgctatggggccactggcattccagctctaccatcagatcagctccatgtcatcataatattgcattgtcacccgaattacatgtatatccgaaattttaactcaatcaattgatgaaggatttctaataaaaagacaaatacattttcagtttattcttcataagtgacacagagagaatgacaatagacaaaagcagaaacatttgcttttttaggccatagataatactaggtactaatgcgttccaataggtttgttcaaatttcgagaacgactgaaccgacaaaagcattagaaaatttacgaaaaataaaataaaattttatcccgtacaaaattttcatggattttgttatttttattaaatacctttacgcctgagttaaatgacaccgacatcaaggttcatcaatttaagtttaaaataataggcagtaatgtatgaagaaagagcttctattctgtatctacctatgcccgtgtatttttgatcggtgtcaaatcggagtttttggtgcggggtacgcgggtgttgctcgcggcgtgaaggtcaaacgcccaaggtcattgaggactctaatcgcctttcTTACGTGCGCGTGCGTCATGCATACATTTTGCGAATCTTTGTTTTTGCCCTGATAcattgtcagcaaaattgtccAAGATTTTCATTTATATTCCAGCTTCTAACCTATTTTGTGTCTTATTTCCAGATAATGAAGGCAGCGTACTCATATTATGCAGTTTTGAGTCAGAAGACAAAATAAAACACTCAAATAAATTCtcttatattaatatttatgtatttcacACCTTTGTAGCTTATACAAATAAATCGATCAAAGCATTAACTAACACAAACCTACTACAGTTGTAATAAATAAACTCCCTATAACCCTAAACCTAGTATTTAGGTATAAGTAGTTATGTACTTTATCTGCCTCCACCGAGTAGTCAAAGTCCAGTCGGGACTTTAaaatttattgatataatttgtgTCTAATTGTAAGAAACATTTTATGGGACACGTAAGTATTAGTTTTTTCCTGGTCTTTCTTTGTATTTAGGTACTTTAAAGCATTAGCACCAATAGATACTTCTCTGAAGTTTTACAGGACACGTGCTTCTAGACAAATAAATCGATTTCAATAACTATTAGATGCAACGTTAATCGGCATTCATAATTACTCAAATGCCTAGTATTTAGGTACTTTCATTGATATTCTCCTAACaatattgaaaatgaaaattgtaaCTACGAGTGTAGATTGGTCtcaatcaaattaaaaactCCATCAACCATAGTAGGCTCCTAATCGCATTTACTCCTTAAATCGTATGATTATTTTGTCAAagctattattttaattggcATTCATCAGAAGGCCATTTGTTCTCAAGACTGTCTTATATAAATTAAATGTTCTATGTCTATAATTATTTAGGTCGTAAGTACATCATAAGTTCTAAATGAAGCTGCTTTGGTGTGACAGGACGGGATTGCTCACCATCTTCTAGGGGGATTTGAACTCTGAAcaacttattaaaaataaaaatcattcggaaatctttgaatgcaattctctttcttttcaaaaataaaggaatgttttctttgagttcTGTCTTACAGTATTATGAGTAGGTAACAACTggccctccaggtggcattacaaaattctacCCTGGGCAATAATTAGATGATTTTTCCTCATCAGCCAAATAGTTTTGACCTTTCCAATCCCTTGCCAGACAAGCATTAAACAAGGCTGCcgaagccacgatgacccaaccTTCATGATGGTCCAACGTTGAGCATGCGCTAACAAACtttcagattttataaaaataacgaCAGAAGGCATTCATTGCACAAATTCTAATTTTGTGCTGACTGGCATTTGCTCTATCTATAATTACTATCTCTGGTATTAATAATTCAATGGCAATCGCTTTTAATACAGAGTGTTAAAAAATGGAATAGAGAGAAAGTTTTAGTTTGATATTTTCCAaagattattaaaaagtttatcaCAATATTCACACataatgtgtttttattttttttagacaAGAACCAAATATAAGTGCACACTAGAActtatatttaaagaaaaactcATGATATCGGACTAAAAATACTTTTCGAGTTAtggttaaatttaaattaagttgGATTGACTGCcatgaacataatattttagtacaaAATTCATATAGTAAATTCAGGTGTAACCACAGGTGTAACGCCGAGTTCAGGTGTAGTGATTGTTTTTAACAAatcatgaaaataaattatttttaaggaaTTTTTAGAAATCCCAAATAATATTACGACTGTAGACGACCGCCAACTCCTACAAATGTCCGTAAGTGTCATCTATAATTGATTCTTGCAACGTGGTACCCACCCACCCTGTAATTATTGTGTTATTCGTCGTTGGTTAACCGTCAAATTTTAATGAGTAAATTCAAGGGAATTGAACATTCGTTACTTGTTGATAATCACTGCTTTAGGCACCATGGTTTCTGTAAGTCGGCCTACGCGCTATTTTTACTTTCATTATATCCTTTTTAGAGTCTTGGGTCTGGGCTGGTGGCACCACCCTGATCAAGGTGATACGAGAAACTTCCATGGCTGGTATCTCTACTACTCCATTGTAACGCAACTGTTGTGCGTGATCGGCTTCGTCACACTCGAGTCCATCGATCCTTTCATCGGTGAGAAAGACATCGATCGTTTTATGATCAGCATCTCGTTCGTCATCACACACGACCTAACCCTCATCAAACTCTGCATCTTTTACTTCAAGAACCTTCAGATACAGGACATCGTGCGAACTCTAGAAGTGgatttgtacaatttttatcaaaacaatagaaaaaatcGAGCAACAATCAGAATCACAAGAATAATGTCTGCATCATTCGTGTTTTTCGGTTGGTTAGTTATTGCGAATACGGATGTTTATAGTACAATAATGGATTTTCGTTGGAGAGCTGAAGTCGCAAAATTAAATGCATCTTCAATTAAGCCTCCACGAGCCCTTCCATGGGCGATTTACATTCCATGGAATTATCAGTCAGACCAATCGTACATTTCTGCTTCCGCACTTCAAACGATGGGTTTATTATGGACGGGGCACATTGTTCTGGGAATCGACACATTTATTGGGTCTGTTATACTGCTCATGAGCTCGCAGTTTACTATATTACGAGAAGGTATTGTGACGGCATACGATCGCACTATAACAAAGATGTATATGAATGCAAAACATCAGCATGATTTTTCCGAAGCGGTGATTCCAAATAACGAAGAAAGTTTTTACCACACTACGCACGATGAGATGGAAGATCTTGTGTTGGCTCGCTTTTCAGAGAAAGAGGTAGAGTTGGCGCTGCAAGAAACATTGAAAAATTGCTTCCGACAACACCAGGTACTAATAAGGTGCGTGTGTACCTAGTGTAAGGTGTATTTTTTAATACGGCTGTGAGCAGATGGCCATAAATCAAGCTGTTTGAGCTGCcaagaaaaaatattctatGTCCTTCGaccaaaactgtttacatttCAGATGCGTCGAGAATTTCGCAGAGACTTACTCGTACGGATTCATGACTCAACTTATATCTAGCATGACGGCCATTTGCGTAGTAATGGTCCAAGTTTCGGTAATAgccataattattaatattaactaagtaATAGCATTAATTGGGTAATATTATTTGCACATAGGTAAAAAAGAATGCTCTAATCTGTCTTTTATTCATTTCTTCCGTTATCTTTCTGTGACATAAAATACCATGGAAGTACTGTAatgtaaatttaaaatttcagcAAGATGCTTCTAGCTTCAAATCCATTCGTCTGGTTACTTCACTAGCATTCTTCATGGCCATGATTATTCAACTAGCTATACAATGTTTCACTGGAAATGAGCTTACGTtggaagtaagtaggtatatatttttcataatattaccacttttaatgcaaataaattgtATTCTATTCTCAGCCAGCAGAcgtttacctacctatatttctTGACTCTATCATAatgtgttaaataaataaaaagttacttACCTCCAGGCGGCTCGCATCTCAGATGCAGTGATGGAGTGTAAGTGGGAGCGCATGCCGCCGAGCCTTCGGAGGATGCTCATCATATTGATGATGAGGGCACAGCGTCCGCTCCGCTTGTCTGCTGCGGGCTTCGCTTACATGAACAACGACTGTTTTGTGGCGGTAAGTAATTGGTGTTGTGTAAATAGGAGCCGGGTCAGACGCCTATGGCTCACCAAGTTTGGCATAAGTGTGTGCCTACAGTATGAATAGAAGTGCCACAGTGCAAGTGTGGGAGCGCATGCGCAAGGCTTTGCGCCTTCTTAGGATGCTTGTCATAAATGATGATGAGGGCTTTGCTTTATATTAACGACTGATTTTTGGGGgtgagtaagtaggtatacggTGTAGTTTGAATAGGAGTAGGTGTGTCACTTATGAATAGGAGTAGGTATGTCACTTATGGCCATGACTGTGTATCCATTAGCTGACAACAGTTGGCAATACGAAACTCAcacttaatttaaaacaaaaaataacatcTTTTTAATCTTATGAGTATTGTTGCAAAACAACGCTA from Ostrinia nubilalis chromosome 8, ilOstNubi1.1, whole genome shotgun sequence includes the following:
- the LOC135073832 gene encoding odorant receptor 49a-like, translating into MVSVSRPTRYFYFHYILFRVLGLGWWHHPDQGDTRNFHGWYLYYSIVTQLLCVIGFVTLESIDPFIGEKDIDRFMISISFVITHDLTLIKLCIFYFKNLQIQDIVRTLEVDLYNFYQNNRKNRATIRITRIMSASFVFFGWLVIANTDVYSTIMDFRWRAEVAKLNASSIKPPRALPWAIYIPWNYQSDQSYISASALQTMGLLWTGHIVLGIDTFIGSVILLMSSQFTILREGIVTAYDRTITKMYMNAKHQHDFSEAVIPNNEESFYHTTHDEMEDLVLARFSEKEVELALQETLKNCFRQHQVLIRCVENFAETYSYGFMTQLISSMTAICVVMVQVSQDASSFKSIRLVTSLAFFMAMIIQLAIQCFTGNELTLEAARISDAVMECKWERMPPSLRRMLIILMMRAQRPLRLSAAGFAYMNNDCFVAIMKAAYSYYAVLSQKAE